One genomic region from Phocoena sinus isolate mPhoSin1 chromosome 3, mPhoSin1.pri, whole genome shotgun sequence encodes:
- the NSA2 gene encoding ribosome biogenesis protein NSA2 homolog: MPQNEYIELHRKRYGYRLDYHEKKRKKEGREAHERSKKAKKMIGLKAKLYHKQRHAEKIQMKKTIKMHEKRNTKQKNDEKTPQGAVPAYLLDREGQSRAKVLSNMIKQKRKEKAGKWEVPLPKVRAQGETEVLKVIRTGKRKKKAWKRMVTKVCFVGDGFTRKPPKYERFIRPMGLRFKKAHVTHPELKATFCLPILGVKKNPSSPLYTALGVITKGTVIEVNVSELGLVTQGGKVIWGKYAQVTNNPENDGCINAVLLV, from the exons CCACAAAATGAATATATTGAGTTACACCGTAAGCGCTATGGATATCGTTTGGATTaccatgagaaaaagagaaagaaggaaggtcgAGAGGCTCATGAACGttcaaagaaggcaaaaaaaatgaTTGGTCTGAAAGCTAAGCTCTACCATAAACAGCGCCATGctgagaaaatacaaatgaaaaagac TATTAAGATGcatgaaaaaagaaacaccaaaCAGAAGAATGATGAAAAGACTCCACAAGGAGCAGTACCTGCATATCTACTGGACAGAGAGGGACAGTCTCGAGCTAAAGTACTTTCCAATATGATCAAACAAAAACGGAAAGAGAAAGCG GGAAAATGGGAAGTCCCTCTGCCCAAAGTTCGTGCCCAGGGAGAAACAGAAGTATTAAAAGTTATTCGAacgggaaagagaaagaagaaagcctgGAAGAGGATGGTTACTAAAGTTTGCTTTGTTGGAGATGGCTTTACTCGAAAACCACCTAAATATGAAAGATTCATTAGGCCAATG GGATTACGTTTTAAGAAGGCCCACGTAACACATCCTGAACTGAAAGCCACCTTCTGCCTGCCAATACTTGGTGTGAAGAAGAATCCCTCATCCCCACTATATACAGCTTTGGGTGTTATTACCAAAGGTACTGTTATTGAAGTGAACGTGAGCGAGTTGGGCTTAGTGACACAAGGAGGCAAGGTCATTTGGG